A stretch of Chitinophaga caeni DNA encodes these proteins:
- a CDS encoding pirin family protein produces MSNVGLIIEERPRSIGNFMVGRLLPFQGKRMVGPYIFIDHMGPAAMSNHENFDVPPHPHIGLSTLTYLFEGSIMHKDSLGTEMEIQPGAVNWMTAGKGIVHSERTPEYLRHSDKSIHGLQIWVALPKDIEDMDPTFHHVEATKIPYWEEGDVTFRLIAGEVLGHVSPVPTYSPQFFLEIHSLSKQEINIGHGLFGEAGMYILQGSVESDGNIYEPKHILVAKDASLCSFTMEANTTVFIFGGEAFPEERFIYWNFVSSSKDKIEAAKERWQRQGFGQVPGETGFVPLPEDKSRPASSNS; encoded by the coding sequence ATGTCAAATGTTGGATTGATAATTGAGGAAAGACCCCGTAGCATAGGCAACTTCATGGTAGGGAGATTATTACCGTTCCAGGGAAAACGGATGGTAGGGCCCTATATTTTTATTGACCACATGGGGCCCGCGGCGATGAGCAACCATGAAAATTTTGATGTACCTCCGCATCCGCACATAGGTTTGTCTACTTTAACCTATCTTTTCGAAGGTAGTATCATGCATAAAGACAGCCTGGGTACAGAGATGGAAATTCAACCCGGGGCGGTCAATTGGATGACGGCGGGCAAAGGTATCGTGCATTCAGAACGAACGCCGGAATACTTGCGGCATTCTGATAAATCCATCCATGGTTTACAAATTTGGGTGGCATTACCTAAGGATATAGAGGATATGGATCCCACTTTTCACCATGTTGAAGCAACTAAAATTCCGTATTGGGAAGAAGGGGATGTGACTTTCCGGCTAATAGCAGGGGAGGTGCTGGGGCATGTTTCCCCCGTACCAACTTATAGCCCGCAATTTTTCTTGGAAATACACAGTCTTTCGAAGCAAGAAATTAATATTGGCCACGGCTTATTTGGTGAAGCTGGGATGTATATTTTGCAAGGCTCCGTTGAAAGTGATGGAAATATTTACGAACCGAAACATATCCTGGTAGCAAAAGATGCATCGTTGTGCAGTTTTACAATGGAAGCTAATACCACGGTTTTCATTTTCGGTGGTGAGGCATTTCCGGAAGAGCGGTTCATTTATTGGAATTTTGTTTCCTCTAGTAAGGATAAAATTGAAGCGGCTAAAGAAAGATGGCAACGGCAAGGTTTCGGACAAGTGCCCGGTGAAACAGGCTTTGTTCCGTTACCGGAAGATAAATCAAGACCCGCATCGTCTAACTCCTAA
- a CDS encoding GNAT family N-acetyltransferase, translating to MKAEYLELPLVKNDETHRFELTVSGHTAFIDFKERHGKIWLIHTESPEQLQGKGVATALIEKTLDYLEANRFEMIPLCPLVVAYLQKHPEWNRIVAAGHSN from the coding sequence ATGAAAGCAGAATACTTGGAATTACCACTAGTTAAAAATGACGAAACCCACAGGTTTGAATTGACTGTCAGCGGGCATACCGCTTTTATCGACTTCAAGGAACGGCATGGTAAAATATGGTTGATCCATACCGAATCCCCTGAACAATTACAAGGTAAGGGAGTTGCCACGGCCTTGATCGAAAAAACATTGGATTACCTGGAAGCCAACCGCTTCGAGATGATTCCTTTATGCCCATTAGTCGTAGCCTATTTGCAGAAACATCCCGAATGGAACCGTATCGTTGCCGCGGGACATAGCAATTAA
- a CDS encoding lipocalin-like domain-containing protein, giving the protein MKKKILFALLFPVLMACQQPDKPVEENTKTGIEGTWKLVSSKLIKENDTTITYPVAGQQRKIIKIFNGSHFAFFQHDLSKGTDSTNAFFAAGSGTYSLDGTDYKEHLEFCNARGWENNDFTFTLTRSNDTLMQKGVEKIDSLDVYHEIVEIYVKE; this is encoded by the coding sequence ATGAAAAAAAAGATACTATTTGCCCTATTATTCCCGGTCCTCATGGCTTGTCAACAACCGGATAAGCCCGTGGAAGAAAATACTAAGACTGGAATTGAAGGAACTTGGAAACTTGTGTCCAGCAAGTTGATAAAAGAAAATGATACCACCATTACATACCCGGTTGCCGGGCAACAACGGAAGATCATCAAGATATTTAACGGTTCGCATTTTGCCTTCTTCCAACATGACCTTAGCAAGGGGACGGATTCTACCAACGCCTTTTTTGCAGCAGGTAGCGGGACCTATAGTTTGGATGGGACCGATTACAAGGAGCATTTGGAGTTTTGCAACGCAAGGGGCTGGGAAAATAACGATTTCACATTTACATTAACCCGGAGCAATGATACACTCATGCAAAAAGGAGTTGAGAAGATTGACTCGCTCGATGTTTACCATGAAATTGTGGAGATTTACGTGAAGGAATAG
- a CDS encoding DMT family transporter has product MKKAFLQLHLSVFLAGFTGVFGKLINLSEGVLVWYRLLITVVSMYLLYRWKGSLPRIPRKEVMPVALTGCIVMLHWLFFYGSIKYANVSIGVVCFSLTSLFTALFDPIINRKAFDKIELLLSLLTLSGILLIFHFDTQYRTGIILGIISAMFAALFTVYNKRWVARFDTKAITFYELGAGFAGLTILMPLYLWLFPGVKLTPSIQDTTFLIILAWCCTILMYQLSMEALKKISPFTVNLCFNLEPLYSILLAFILFNEGKYLHKGFYAGLALIALSVILQMLRVARQSRKDSLAGVAN; this is encoded by the coding sequence ATGAAAAAGGCATTTCTACAATTACACCTTTCCGTTTTCCTGGCAGGCTTTACAGGAGTTTTCGGGAAACTGATCAACCTAAGCGAAGGAGTCTTGGTTTGGTACAGGTTGCTGATTACCGTGGTGAGCATGTATTTATTATACCGCTGGAAAGGCTCTTTACCCAGGATACCCAGGAAAGAAGTTATGCCGGTGGCCTTAACAGGTTGTATCGTGATGCTACACTGGTTGTTTTTTTACGGGAGTATCAAGTATGCTAATGTTTCGATCGGTGTTGTTTGTTTTTCATTAACTAGCCTATTCACGGCGCTATTTGACCCTATTATAAACAGGAAGGCTTTCGATAAAATAGAGCTGCTTTTAAGCCTGCTAACATTGTCAGGTATATTATTGATCTTCCATTTCGATACGCAATACCGTACAGGTATTATCCTCGGCATCATTTCCGCGATGTTTGCCGCGTTATTTACCGTGTATAATAAGCGCTGGGTAGCCCGTTTTGACACCAAGGCAATTACATTTTACGAGTTGGGCGCCGGGTTCGCAGGATTAACGATCTTGATGCCCTTATACCTTTGGCTTTTCCCGGGTGTTAAATTGACTCCCAGCATCCAGGATACTACTTTCCTTATCATACTGGCTTGGTGCTGTACGATATTGATGTATCAATTATCCATGGAAGCATTGAAGAAAATTTCTCCCTTCACCGTGAACCTGTGCTTTAACCTGGAACCTTTGTATAGCATCCTGCTGGCCTTTATCCTATTTAATGAAGGCAAATATTTACATAAAGGTTTTTATGCGGGCTTAGCGCTGATCGCATTATCGGTAATATTACAAATGTTGAGAGTTGCCAGGCAAAGCAGGAAAGATAGCTTGGCAGGAGTAGCCAATTAA